A genome region from Haloimpatiens massiliensis includes the following:
- the mobA gene encoding molybdenum cofactor guanylyltransferase, whose product MNKFGTAIILAGGKSSRMGFDKQFLKIDKRRLMDSLVHKLNEEFEEIIIVTNKPKYYIGLSHKIITDKIENKGPLGGIHVGLKESSSKYALVVACDMPNINMDYIRYMKKCIENQEIDGCVTSFGDWIEPFSGFYSKEIVDAIEKHLLSNRRSINSLLKHLRIYYIEEKKARKFSPNWDMFLNLNTKEDLNSYLEKYGNV is encoded by the coding sequence ATGAATAAATTTGGTACGGCTATAATACTTGCTGGTGGGAAAAGTTCTAGAATGGGCTTTGATAAACAATTTTTAAAAATTGACAAGAGAAGACTTATGGATTCTCTTGTTCACAAACTAAATGAAGAGTTTGAGGAAATTATTATTGTCACTAATAAGCCTAAATATTATATAGGTCTTAGTCATAAAATAATTACAGATAAAATTGAAAATAAAGGACCTTTAGGTGGTATTCATGTAGGACTTAAAGAATCGTCATCTAAGTATGCTCTTGTAGTTGCCTGCGATATGCCAAATATCAATATGGATTATATCAGATATATGAAAAAATGTATTGAAAACCAGGAAATAGATGGCTGTGTAACCAGCTTTGGGGATTGGATTGAACCTTTTAGTGGATTTTATTCTAAGGAAATAGTAGATGCCATAGAGAAACATTTGCTATCTAATAGGAGATCAATAAATTCATTATTAAAACATTTGAGAATTTATTATATTGAAGAAAAAAAGGCAAGGAAATTTAGCCCAAACTGGGATATGTTTTTAAATTTAAATACTAAAGAAGATTTAAATTCTTACCTAGAGAAATATGGAAATGTATAG
- the fdhD gene encoding formate dehydrogenase accessory sulfurtransferase FdhD has product MKPTKSIDILRVKDEGILKEEDILVIEYPFTIYLNDQEVITLLCSPKSLKELTLGFLYSEGFINNISNVEKVQLDEKKGVAYVYLNETKSLTEKLQGKRTITSGGCKGTSFCNVLDSFKSKKIEKPLDIKIEEIKSLVKEFNNKSQLFLDTGGVHSCALCNKSRIIMFEEDIGRHNALDKLLGKALMDNIDLSDKLVLSSGRISSEMLIKIAKRGIPALISRSAPTSLSVELARKLNITLVGFARGEKMNIYSYLTNVW; this is encoded by the coding sequence ATGAAGCCTACTAAAAGTATAGATATATTAAGAGTAAAAGATGAAGGTATTTTAAAGGAAGAGGATATTCTAGTAATAGAATATCCCTTTACTATATATTTGAATGATCAAGAAGTTATAACCCTTTTATGTAGTCCCAAATCTCTTAAAGAGTTAACACTAGGATTTTTATATTCTGAAGGATTTATTAATAATATTTCCAATGTAGAAAAAGTTCAGCTAGATGAAAAAAAAGGTGTTGCTTATGTATATTTAAATGAGACAAAATCACTAACTGAAAAGCTTCAAGGAAAAAGAACTATAACTTCTGGTGGGTGTAAGGGAACTTCTTTTTGTAATGTCCTAGATTCCTTTAAATCTAAGAAGATAGAGAAGCCACTGGATATAAAAATTGAGGAAATAAAATCTTTGGTAAAAGAATTTAATAATAAGTCACAATTATTCTTGGATACTGGTGGAGTACACAGCTGTGCTTTGTGTAATAAGTCCAGAATAATAATGTTTGAAGAAGATATTGGAAGGCATAATGCTTTAGATAAGCTACTTGGAAAGGCTTTAATGGATAATATAGATTTATCAGATAAATTAGTTTTATCATCAGGAAGGATATCATCTGAAATGCTGATAAAAATAGCTAAGAGGGGTATTCCAGCATTAATTTCTAGATCTGCTCCTACCAGCCTTTCTGTTGAATTGGCAAGGAAGTTAAATATAACTTTAGTAGGATTTGCA